CGGCTCCATAGATGTGGAGAGGTTCCCGAGCGGCCAAAGGGAACAGACTGTAAATCTGTCGTCAGACGACTTCGGAGGTTCGAATCCTCCCCTCTCCACCACATTTTCGCCTTAGCGGGAGTAGCTCAGTTGGCTAGAGCATCAGCCTTCCAAGCTGAGGGTCGCGGGTTCGAACCCCGTTTCCCGCTCCATTTTTTATGGTCATCGATTTTTAGGTGGCGTAGTAACAGGCTCAAGTAGCTCAGTAGGTAGAGCACATCCTTGGTAAGGATGAGGTCACCGGTTCAAATCCGGTCTTGAGCTCCATTTTGACGGCAGCTTACGGGATGCGAAGAGGATCTCGTAAATATGCTCTATTATATAGCGAATAATACAAGGACATGGAATAGCAATTCCAGGAGGAACAATGGCAAAAGAAAAATTCGTACGTACCAAGCCACACGTAAATGTTGGTACGATTGGTCACATTGACCATGGTAAGACTACGCTCACCGCGGCGATCACATCTTACCTTGCAAAGAAGGGCGGAGCCAAATTCCGTTCCTTCGATAGTATTGATAACGCCCCTGAAGAGAAAGCCCGTGGTATAACCATTGCCACTGCTCACGTTGAATATGAAACCGAAAAACGTCACTATGCCCATGTAGACTGCCCCGGTCATGCTGACTATATTAAGAACATGATTACCGGTGCTGCCCAGATGGACGGTGCAATTTTGGTTGTTAGCGCCTATGACGGTCCCATGCCTCAAACCCGCGAGCACATTTTGCTTGCACGTCAGGTTGGTGTGCCTGCCGTTGTAGTATTCATGAACAAATGCGACCTGGTTGAAGATGAAGAATTACTCGACTTGGTTGAGATGGAAGTTCGTGAATTGCTTGAAAAATACGAATTTCCGGGCGATGAGATTCCCGTAATTCGCGGATCTGCCCTTAAAGCCTTGAATGCCGATCCGGAAGGAGAAGCTCAGGTTCAAGCTTTGATGGATGCAGTAGACAATTATGTTCCGCTACCAGATCGTGCGGTAGACAAACCTTTCCTTATGCCGGTAGAAGACGTATTCTCAATTCCCGGTCGTGGAACCGTTGCCACCGGTCGTGTAGAGCGTGGTGTTATCAAGGTTGGCGATAAAGTTGAGCGCGTAGGTATCCGCGAGACAGTGGAAACCACATGCACCGGAGTAGAAATGTTCCGTAAACTTTTGGACGAAGCACAGGCTGGCGATAATGTTGGTCTATTGTTGCGTGGCTTTGCAAAAACCGATGTGGAACGCGGTCAAGTGCTTGCCAAACCGAAATCCATTACTCCGCACACTAAGTTTGTGGGTCAAACCTACATTCTTACAAAGGAAGAAGGTGGACGTCACAAACCGTTCCAAACCGGTTATCGTCCTCAATTCTATTTTCGTACAACCGACGTTACCGGAACCCTTGTATTGCCGGAAGGCATCAAGATGGTGATGCCCGGTGACAACGTTGAAATTTCAGCCGAACTCATCACTCCAATTGCCATGGAGCAGGGTCTTCGCTTCGCTATCCGCGAGGGTGGACATACCATTGGCAGCGGTGTGGTATCCAGCATCATCGAGTAAACCGAGTAAACCGGAAGTATAAAGATGAGAGATATAATAATTCTTGCTTGCGAAGAGTGTAAGAATCGTAATTATACTACTACTCGTAACAAACGCAAGCATCCTAACAGAATGGAGCTAAAGAAATATTGCCCCACCTGCAGGAA
This portion of the Candidatus Cloacimonadota bacterium genome encodes:
- the tuf gene encoding elongation factor Tu; this translates as MAKEKFVRTKPHVNVGTIGHIDHGKTTLTAAITSYLAKKGGAKFRSFDSIDNAPEEKARGITIATAHVEYETEKRHYAHVDCPGHADYIKNMITGAAQMDGAILVVSAYDGPMPQTREHILLARQVGVPAVVVFMNKCDLVEDEELLDLVEMEVRELLEKYEFPGDEIPVIRGSALKALNADPEGEAQVQALMDAVDNYVPLPDRAVDKPFLMPVEDVFSIPGRGTVATGRVERGVIKVGDKVERVGIRETVETTCTGVEMFRKLLDEAQAGDNVGLLLRGFAKTDVERGQVLAKPKSITPHTKFVGQTYILTKEEGGRHKPFQTGYRPQFYFRTTDVTGTLVLPEGIKMVMPGDNVEISAELITPIAMEQGLRFAIREGGHTIGSGVVSSIIE
- the rpmG gene encoding 50S ribosomal protein L33 — protein: MRDIIILACEECKNRNYTTTRNKRKHPNRMELKKYCPTCRKHTNHKQR